In one Paenibacillus sp. JQZ6Y-1 genomic region, the following are encoded:
- a CDS encoding extracellular solute-binding protein, with amino-acid sequence MAALMAGLLTLTTACSYFGGGSKSASENTTPVKQASADEPGWKVDTSPITFDWYMNFSWYTGTDWGKDITSQYVTKKTGVSVNFIVPAGNENEKLNTMIASGKLPDFITLSWGEDAVKKMIEGKLVLPLNELAEQYDPYFLKVADPAKLSWYTQPDGNVYGYPNASSSPADFAKYGENYLSNQVFVVRKDMYEALGKPDMRTPEGFLKALEMAKEKYPQVNGQPLIPLGLHEFTENGNYSLEGYLQNFLNIPMEQNGKLYDRLTDPEYLRWLKTLRQANQEGLLAKDIFIDKRAQMEEKISQGRYFAMLYQRSDFGTQQNALYAHDPNSVYIAVDGPSNAKLDAPVLNGPSISGWTLTLISKDVKDKARAIRFLDYIISEEGQRDLYMGEPGVTYDMVNNKPVFKPEVLKLLNTDRSAFDAKYGASHKYWMEMDTNITDQWKPESVEPFKQMEDWTKGKTVSRSEFDQLNPTGNSPEGIINTKIGQLWGKTLPQLLLASSDSEFDQIFQEYLNKRDQYGLAKVQAYQQAEYEKNKEKLSIQ; translated from the coding sequence ATGGCTGCGCTGATGGCGGGGCTGTTAACATTAACAACTGCCTGCTCCTACTTTGGCGGCGGCAGCAAAAGCGCCAGTGAAAATACCACACCAGTCAAGCAGGCATCTGCCGATGAGCCGGGCTGGAAAGTGGACACGTCACCGATTACCTTTGACTGGTATATGAACTTCTCGTGGTACACTGGCACCGATTGGGGCAAGGACATTACGAGTCAGTATGTAACCAAAAAAACAGGCGTGAGCGTTAACTTTATCGTTCCAGCGGGCAATGAGAATGAGAAGCTGAATACGATGATTGCATCTGGCAAGCTGCCTGATTTTATTACCCTTAGCTGGGGCGAGGATGCCGTGAAGAAGATGATTGAGGGCAAGCTGGTGTTGCCGCTCAACGAGCTGGCTGAACAGTATGATCCTTATTTTCTAAAAGTGGCTGATCCGGCGAAGTTATCATGGTATACGCAGCCGGATGGCAATGTATATGGGTATCCGAACGCGTCTTCGTCACCAGCGGACTTTGCGAAATATGGCGAAAATTATTTGTCCAATCAGGTATTTGTCGTACGCAAGGATATGTACGAAGCGCTGGGCAAACCGGATATGCGCACACCGGAAGGCTTTTTGAAGGCATTGGAGATGGCAAAGGAAAAGTACCCGCAGGTGAACGGACAGCCGCTCATTCCACTCGGTCTGCATGAATTTACCGAGAATGGTAACTACTCGCTGGAAGGATATCTGCAAAACTTCCTCAATATTCCGATGGAGCAAAATGGCAAGCTGTACGACCGTCTGACCGATCCCGAATACCTGCGCTGGCTGAAAACGCTGCGTCAGGCGAATCAGGAAGGGCTGCTGGCAAAGGACATCTTTATCGACAAACGCGCTCAAATGGAAGAGAAGATCTCGCAAGGACGCTATTTCGCGATGCTGTACCAGCGCAGCGATTTTGGCACACAGCAAAATGCACTGTATGCGCATGATCCAAACTCCGTGTATATCGCCGTCGATGGTCCGTCCAATGCGAAGCTGGATGCACCAGTACTAAATGGACCGAGCATTTCCGGCTGGACCCTTACGTTGATCTCCAAGGATGTAAAGGATAAAGCGCGTGCGATTCGCTTTTTGGACTATATCATTAGCGAAGAAGGACAACGCGATCTGTATATGGGCGAGCCGGGCGTGACGTATGACATGGTCAACAACAAGCCAGTATTCAAGCCAGAGGTGCTGAAGCTGCTCAATACTGACCGCTCTGCCTTTGATGCTAAGTATGGAGCTTCCCATAAATACTGGATGGAGATGGACACCAACATTACCGACCAGTGGAAGCCAGAAAGCGTCGAGCCGTTCAAGCAAATGGAAGATTGGACCAAGGGCAAGACCGTCAGTCGCTCTGAGTTTGATCAGCTCAATCCGACGGGCAACTCACCGGAAGGTATTATCAATACGAAGATCGGTCAGCTATGGGGCAAAACATTGCCACAATTGCTGCTCGCATCATCGGACAGTGAGTTTGACCAGATTTTCCAAGAGTATCTGAACAAGCGTGACCAGTATGGTCTTGCTAAGGTACAGGCATATCAGCAGGCAGAATATGAGAAAAACAAAGAGAAGCTGAGTATACAATAA
- a CDS encoding ketopantoate reductase family protein: MRIAILGAGSLGTIVGAYLSAGGMNVELIDTYEDHVRALNEQGATVTGTTDFSSKVKAITPQQKSGIYDLVLLLTKQLYNDAVLHDLLPFLNENSVVCSLQNGIPEQHVAELVGAHRVIAGSVEFGATFMEPGVSQLTTEYAQFKSYAFQIGELNGEMTSRIHDIQSVLELVGGTHISDNLVGTKWSKLLINNAFSGLSAALNGEYGDILDNEIGIASAAHIADETIKVGHANGVQFATMGGFDIASLELQDENDLPARIMTLRQVMAPSRLLKASMLQDLEKQRKTEIGYINGVVPNMAAGKGIATPFNDLVVQLVQEAEANGTVPDFATNIQSFEQLIKVNSPQ; encoded by the coding sequence GCAGGCTCACTTGGAACGATTGTCGGCGCATATTTGAGCGCTGGCGGTATGAATGTAGAATTAATCGACACGTATGAGGATCATGTACGAGCACTGAATGAACAAGGAGCAACCGTGACTGGCACCACCGACTTTTCATCCAAAGTCAAAGCGATTACTCCACAGCAAAAATCCGGCATCTACGATCTGGTGCTGCTGCTGACCAAGCAATTGTATAATGATGCTGTGCTGCACGATCTGCTTCCATTTCTGAATGAGAACAGCGTTGTCTGCTCGCTGCAAAACGGTATACCAGAGCAGCATGTAGCCGAGCTGGTCGGTGCGCATCGCGTAATTGCGGGTTCGGTTGAATTTGGCGCTACCTTTATGGAGCCGGGAGTATCTCAACTTACGACTGAATATGCACAATTCAAGTCTTATGCGTTTCAAATTGGCGAGTTGAACGGGGAAATGACTTCGCGCATCCACGATATTCAATCCGTATTGGAGCTGGTCGGTGGTACGCATATTTCCGACAATCTGGTAGGGACCAAATGGTCGAAGCTGCTGATCAACAACGCATTTAGCGGATTGTCGGCGGCGCTGAACGGGGAATACGGTGATATTCTGGATAACGAAATCGGTATCGCCAGTGCTGCACATATTGCCGACGAAACGATCAAAGTTGGACACGCCAATGGAGTCCAATTTGCCACTATGGGTGGATTTGATATTGCTTCGCTGGAATTGCAGGATGAGAACGATCTGCCTGCACGCATCATGACCTTGCGCCAAGTGATGGCGCCGTCGCGTCTCCTGAAAGCAAGCATGTTGCAGGATCTGGAAAAGCAGCGCAAAACAGAGATCGGCTATATTAACGGCGTTGTACCGAATATGGCAGCGGGCAAAGGCATCGCTACTCCGTTTAACGATCTGGTCGTACAACTGGTGCAAGAGGCGGAAGCAAACGGCACCGTGCCAGATTTCGCTACCAACATTCAATCCTTTGAACAGCTGATCAAGGTAAACAGCCCACAATAA